The window GTTTTGTGTGTACTGTGTAGGCatttattttgttgaaaatGTAAAGCTAAACAATATCATATACAATCAGATATATTGGAAAAGCCAAGGTGCTCATACATGTTTAAACATGCCTCGTCGAGGCGTAAAAATGcatcttatatatttttttaaatcttggtTTCTCTTTCATATCTGACCATTGGACCTTATTCATTTGTAATGTGTAAGATTTGTCAGACAAGGTCCAAAATTAAACAACGCAAACACAATCTTAtgtcttaatttatttatctaaatataagATCTGGATTTTTAGTCCATAATCATATAGAATTCTGAAAAGCTTTACATTTTCATCTGTACCTATACGTAacgtaaaattttacaatataattttataattttactcatttatgcCCGTTGTATTAGTATCGTTTGAATACTTACAGATCTCTATAACtatagtatttataatatatatgtaagtgAATCTTTTAATAAAACAGAATGCACACATAAAAGGAGTTGTCATTCATAAATTAAGTTATATAACAACCACATACGCAAACACAAAACATCATTTGCAATTTTTTGTACGTACCAAATAACATTTTATCTAATTCTTTCCCTAAGTACCACTTGCACTATCCTGCAAATTCAGGGtaaaccggttaaacctggagttaccatggttacctgtaaaacttgacattgggttaacggtttaaccggttaactccggactagtgggatggtgcaagtgacgCTAAATTGATAAAATGATATTGTTTTCAAATTTTTCAACCAGTGATATAgcaaaataataaacgaaaataaaatatttcaacatATCAAACAACAAATAATTGAGTATACATATAAGATTTATTAAACAATAATCCCAAACAGTACATGGATATATACTTAAACTTATATGTGTGCATTCAATATTTAGACTTGTTAATCGAACTgtcaattttattgtaataatttcaCTTTTTTAGTCATCATATACAGACACAGCCGGTTAgagttcaagctaatttggttgacAATACTAGCGGTAtgatgtccaatgtaaagtgaaccctaaatggctcaactaTTAAAGTCCGCGacagtacagtcaaggtattaaatatcgatacggacaacgtgccaaaaatatatatacacgcccttattgcctatatatgaaggtagtgtgtacatatttttgtcactttgtccgtgtcgatatttaataccttgactgtacgttAACATAAAGCCTGTTTTTTGCCAGTTACAAACATCTTTTGTAATGTATAAATTACTAGTTACTAATTACTAATTCCAGCTAAAAACAACTACCTATATAGTGCGAAGCGtcaaacatcgacacgatcgaagtgccaaaaagatgtatacacgactttatggcccatgtattagggtagtgtctacttatttttggcactttgtccgtatcgatatttttagacgtgatcGTACTTTCTTATTTAACCAATAAACATTACAATCTTGTAAGAAAAACATCTGTCTTGAGAATAAACAAATGACTTAAGGGGTGTTCccgaaatgtaaataaaaaaactgtttttggggcaaaaagtattttaataccAGTAGCTTAAACAGCATCAAACGAACGctgaaacttaaaattaaacaatgatAAATGTCTTCACAAATAAATGTTACCTAACCATAAATATGCACCTGACAGAATAGTATAAACTTAATGCTAAATTATACAAAGATGATTTTTCTAGAATACTGGCGCCATCTATAATTATATTCCTATTATACAGCTATTTTTGATCGCCTCGTCgactgcaataatttacggggtgaatatacaccgtgttttttttttgatttgcgttaatttcgagggtgcattcctgagcttaaattacgTAACTTTcccaaagacaccgatattctaattaactccatttcggagataatcaatcataattttttatattataaggcccttacgagcgtgtacacttgccttagggcctgtttacttattgattagtgtttagtgcgagttcatacatttgctactaacgtacgtactatctcggacgatcggtgttagaaatgacattgatatatcacagttttcaattgtttggttgagttaaatgtaattcacgtgttacaacaacgctatatgcaacatttagttactttttataaaaataaaaaacaaaaaaaaaaaatcaaaaaaaaatttatttttgaaaattaactatgccatttagtttccttaaacgtacttaccgaaaccccagagttaacgcaattcaataaaaacacggtgtatatatataagtaggtaaaaaaattggccgtttcatacattttggctggtgtGATGTTGATGGGAGAGTCCATTTTTTTCCCCGATTTCGGTGTTagtgccatagtaaaagttgctcaatatgacctatatattcaaattatttgtatctccttggatttcacgggcctataaatcccggtcttttgataggcttgcgtggggatatagatccaacgcGTAGAGGCGACTTGGAGAGATTTAATGTCATGTCATATTCaaatgtctttcccatcacggaacaatggtgttccggacctttggcaggcgtgcgcggagccgaagccaacacgtagatgcccttttgacactttaatgaaatgtaaggggtacacctagcggatgttgcccgtgtcatgggacgcacgcagaggcagcacccgccaggctgtaaggactatttgagagttgatggaatctaaaatgaactgggctattgggtgaaagcgatggactaaatactgggctatgggataataataatattcaaattattgttaataaattattgcaggtgactaaaaaaaCAGCCTTTAATAAGTGAAAAACATTGTGGAACCCGGTTTGACTGCTGAAGTAGATGGTGCTGTACAGCATCTAACGTTTTGTGTTACAGGTTTGGCAAATGATGGAACCCGGCAACATATAGTTCCCATACAGAACCATCTACTTCAGCTGTCTAAATTTGCTTCTACTTGTGTTTGCTGTTTTAACAATTTTCAAATATGAAAGCAACCCTAAAATGCAAAGATACTCtagcaaaattattattttaaacgctGTTAGCCTGTTTCGTTATGTCATTACCACatccaaagagaattgattgtaggTAATAGCGAGGtattctaagaaaaaaacgtgctccttattttgacatccaaaacagatggcgctgtactgcgccatctgttttacggtcactgaattgtcaaatggcaacttttgacaatcaggcCGCAacatgtatggagctgtacagccccatctcgtttacctgtcaaattcgaagcacgaaattgtcttagattttataCATCTTACTCCCAACACagaccttattgagcttactgcggtacttagggtctgtttcacaaagtctaagtaaagtattggatagctaattaacaaataaattaactgccagataaaactacctGCAAATCTTAGCAtttaccagttaagcttatttgaagattgtgaaacgccaacgatgactttattcatcagataagtggcaagcaGCTTATTCACTTTACTTggacatataatatttatttatttatttactcaatcCATGTATCTTTGCCACATCCCAAATCTTCCTTTAATCAGActgagtattttatataatgtgaatatttgtaataaaggcCGATTCGAACTTGGACTTGACATTAGTCCGATATTTGGATCACATTGGAATCATACGAGTATCAGTTAGCTTTCATTcgtgcgggcgtctcgctcgcacgaATACGTGTACGGACAAGTCAGAgcaaaatgtaggcgcgaatgACAGATAACTGGGCTATTATAAGGACTGGACTAAATatattgacgacctgtctggcctagtgggtaatgaccctgcctatgaagccgtttgtcctgggttcgaatcccggtaagggcatttatttgtgtgatgagcacagatattcgctcctgagtcatagatgttttctatgcatttaagtatttgtattttatatatatcgttgtctgagtaaccacaacacaagccttttaccgtgggacttataATAtctttcacatagcttgggttttgtgacagctgtcatctcaatacaatttggcattttaaggttagaaattgtattgtatgtcatagaacccaagctatgtgaaaaatattatagtcaatttgtgtaagaatgtcgctataatacttatttaatatttataaccgcgaaaatcgaagttggcaaattgcgggcatctttctctgtcactcttattgcgcctttattggagtaaaagagaaagatcccggcgaatttcggttttcgcggtagcctGCCTGACATGATAccaacatgattcaaatatcggtttgatgtcaggtgCACGTTCGAACTGGCCTGATAATAGTCGAGAAAACCCCTATAGGTAACTTGATGGTTCCTACGAGTATTTCTACTGCTATAACGTAATCTGCTTTGTTCTTAATTAAAGTTTCACCAGGAACATGTAAACATGtacataatagggttgtttccaattttttgaaacgcttgtattacgttctatattaactaaaagttgccctaaaattcaacttttatactaaaaacggctttaaatatgttaaattaacaaaatatattttgacagatgctttcgcgcccaaaacgctgtttgaaaattgtgtgacgtcacagtttacggtttgacacataactacatacacacgtagaagatacgaactgttaactgacatttgtcatttgttgtttatcccCTAACTGTcaagtgtcaatccgagagttgtgacgtcatcagaatcttcaatgacgtttcaaGTTTGGTCACGcaacgtgtgccaaaagatattttaatttcaatatttacaaaaatatggtcattacaggtcccctaaaagtagtttaacatgttcttataatccaaaagaatttattgggatacaattctgccctaagatttgtagatggaaacaaccctattaaggTCGCAGTTGGGTATAGGTACGAGTATCTAGATTTCTTTCTAAGTTGTCAATGAAAAGGTAAACATTTATTGTTGCTACATTGTTCAAAACTAGTggctgtgagctgtagacctcgcgttaagcttaggaaatgtaaaagtgaaaaatactacCTCGTTGAGTCGTTATCACATTCACGCAATTGGCGCTAAGTCCTTTATACCAATTTCCGCATTTTGTATTATTTCCAAAACCAGGCTCgacaataaaactttttaacaaaaaatataaccgacttcagaaattaccaaaagcgccatacatgtacctataacatttgaagagctccctagatttctccaagatcccatcatcagaccccgagttggtgccaacgggaccatctcggggttatacccgttctataaaaaaaaattgaaaatcggttcacgattctcagagatatcgagtaacatgcatacaaaaaaaaaacagtcgaattgagaagttgagaacctccttttttgaagtcggttaaaaaaagatataaaatctggtcacaaaatcaGAATCCGTTAAGAATTGTGACCTGTAGAgtagaacatccggacatacgaaagcaaaatgcttgagttaaaacaaagtccTTCGctctaacgcttcggtcaaataCCTACATGTCTTTAATACTTTAACTCTTTAAAATGATAACTCGGGCCATGGTACATTAACAAGCAAACACATTTCTTACTATTTGCAAAGACTTGTTAGTAGAACCGTTattcaagtcaaaattacataaaaacaaaattaaaatttttgaaaaaacccACGACGGTTAAAACCTAGTTGAAAAAggatgcacaaataaatgtttactgcagcgccctctggtgagttgtcaccgtaacacctatttaagaacatgcaccaatcaaacccgaacccatcactgaaaaccgcatcaaaatcggactagtagtttttaagaaaaatggcaACATTGGTTTGGACAAACATCCTCTCATCCCAAACGCATATACCGTCTCCGTTCCGTAGTGGGTAAAAACACTTGTACCTACCTCGTTTGACAGGTAAAGTAGATAGCGCAATCTGGCGGCATGAGTTGTAGTCACTGGATTGTCAATAAACCTCAACTTTCGACAACAAGATGTCGTTTTGGTTGCAGTACCTCTGCTGGCTCTGCTTTTAACATACCTACACATTACTGGTGaaactttattataattaacataaatgtaagttaatttgtactaattttaaatgtaccaGTGAGATGTAACATAAGTAAAGTTAGCTTGGCACTGACTAGTGCAGACACCACAATGTTAGCCTTACACCAGGTACgaataacaaaaattataattatacgagTAAAACAAatatcgtgtttttattttatttaagtaccaaGGGGCCAATTTTTGAGTTTGCGCGCTCGATTTCGTcgctcgaaaatctgtggaaaaattgggaatctagtggtattgaattgaccactcgttttcaattcagaGATATTCTTGAAGGAATATAATAATAGaggtatgtataatataatagaaGTCCCACaagaaatcgagcgctcgaaattcaaaaattggcCCCAACTCTTAAGACGGCAATTTTGTTGTGGATTCGGTCTAACAGACAGGCAAGTAGTTTTTGTTATGTGAAGTCGTATCGAAATATTCCACCACTTTATAAAGTTAAATCTATATTTAGCATGGAGAGGGCTTCAACGCTTTCAACTGTTGCAAGGCATAAGACAAAATTACCGTACGAAGTACATTTGTCCGAgaggaaaatactatatttggAAATTTATAAATTGATCCAAATTAATGCTTCAATGAGTAAAGAAAGGCTTTttagctggtgtggtgaaaagataACGAAGAgctatacctacttacttagtttatttttacctactGTTAAGTGCCAATTTATTTCCTATAGGCACTGCTTCATAGAATAGATAAAACACACACCACCAGCTAGTCTTACGTATGTAAATATCTACGCAATGGTTTTTACGGGCCTCGTGCCTTTTTATACAGGTGAGTAAAAAACATACAATCATTCAACCTGCCTGCTACGCAAATTAGACGCCTACTTTACAGTATACCTTTGTTGCAGCAGCGATGTGGGTTCCGAACCTCCCGGTGACGGTGCTCAGCGCCGTCGCTGCCACCGCTGGCGCCGTCTGCATTTTCAAGTAAGAACCTTGATTCCATTCAATGCTAACCTAATTCTGTCACAAAGCTGAACTTATGATTTTCGGGGgtccttgcggatacacttcgtcTCATAGgaatcttttgtgtagttgccgcTAAGGAAAGATCCGTCAGCTACTCGAGAGCTTTTTTGACCATCTCcatgtgccggatgatggagctcatgggtagccttttgaattcctttggtgcCAGATAGCCtactccaaagtccttcattcctTGTCTGGCGaaggcgtgacattcacacattaggtttAGGTATTACTGTCTCTTCTTCTGGAGCTGAACTTTCTTCACTGGCTTAGTAACACAAAGAggattatgatatttatgattTCCAACACGACATCAAATTGGGTATACTCCGAAAACGGTTGGAACTTTTAGGGGTTCATCGCGGTATCTGAGACAGTTGTGTATGTTTGTACATTCAGCCGCAAAATTGCATAACCACTAAATAACCACCACCACTACcaccactttatgaatgaattcattaattATGTTCTAATACAGTTTTCCAGCTCGCTGTACAAAGCTGAACTACTTTTAGCTACGTGAACTTCCCGCGTCTTCCTTCACGTGGAAATCAATAAAAACGTTCAACGTTGTCTATTTCAGAGACCGACACAGTGGACCCGCGTTCAACAAGGAGGTACGAGCGGAGAACAAGACAGTCATTGTGACCGGTGCCAACACCGGTATTGGAGAAGCTACCGTCTGGGACTTCGCCAGGAGGGGCGCTAAAGTAAGTTATTAAGAcgatttcatttttacaaaCCGAAATAAGTGATCATTAACACATGAAAGTGTCAAGGCGTCCGGTATCTGCCGGAATCGATTAGTCTTCAGCATTCGCACCGATCAGGATCACAGTTTCTTGAGTTatatcaaagatacattgatcgAGTAAGatacgtaaaatctaagacaatttcgggcctcgaatttgacaggtaaacgagatggcgctgtacggctccatacattttgggtaactctgattgtcaaaagttgacgtttgacaattcagtgaccgcaaaacatggcgcagtacagcgccatctgtttttaatgtcaaactaaggggcacgtttttttcttagactttacctctttattacaataaattctctttgattataTGCAATCAGTGCGCCTTTACTTAACTCTAAGAAGGAGTAGTAGGTATCCTTAAGTGATTAGGATAGAATGTACAACCACACATTACTCTAGATTTCAAACATGTACCCATACTAATACGTGAGTACGTGACCCATTCATAGTCGTGGCGACGGGCGGTTACCGAGGGGCGGAAGGGGGTTAAAAAGTGCGTCACATAGTACGGTATGTTTCCTAAAGCGGGTGTTTATTTTCGCCAGGTATTTATGGCATGTCGCGACATGGAGAAGTGCGAGACGGCGCGACGTGAGATCGTCCTAGAGACGGGGAACAAGTACGTGTACTGCCGGCCGTGCGACCTCGCCTCGCTCGCTTCCATCGCACAGTTCGTCAAAAGGTTAGTAAactctgtgcggaaagagaagagtcgtggaatataagAAAACCCATTCTATgagtcttctctttccgcacagactagtGACGAGCGTTTTTCGAGTCGAGCTTTGAATTTTGGGACTTGTCTGATCCTCTCATTCCTTTTCCGATGATAAACGTACTAGGTTGATTCGATTAGGAGGTAGAACtatactgttctaccttagggATGGCCAGGGGGCGCCACGAGTCCTCAATAAACATtgcatatacttaaaataattcGACCTATGCCGCCGTGACCTGGGTGGCCGAGGGGCTGAGGCACAAAACTTTTTCATGGTTCCAGGTTCAAAGAAGAGGAGCCCCATTTACACGTCCTAGTGAACAACGCAGGCGTCATGGAACCTCCACAAGGCGTCACGGCAGACGGCTTCGAGACGCAGTTAGGCGTCAACCATCTCGGGCACTTCTTACTTACCAATCTACTGTTGGACACGCTCAAGGTATATGAATGGTAAATGAGGGCGTGATACCATAGGGCGTCAGGAAGACGGGTTCGAGACGCAGTTAGGCGTCAACCACCTCGGGCACTTTTAACTGACCAATGTACTAGTGGACACGCTCAAGTAGTATATACAGGTTAGTGAATGAGGGCGTGATGCCACAGGGCGTCAGCCGGCCGGCTTCGAGACGCAGTTGGGCGTCAACCACCTCGGGCACTTTTAACTGACCAATCGACTGTTAGACACGCTCAAGGTACTCGTATACAGGGTAGGGAATGAGGGCGTGATTCCGCAGGGTATCACGGGAAACGGCTTCGAGGCGTCAACCATCTCAGTATCTATCTCATTCAGGTACTTTATACCATTGGTTTAATAGGtaacaatatgtatttttttttctttttgttttcgCAGGCTTCAGCACCCAGTCGAGTCATAGTGCTATCCAGCGGCGCACACTATAAGGGCCATATTAATAAAGACGACCTCAACTTCGCCAAGAAGTACGACGCAGCGGCCGCGTACAGCCAGAGCAAACTGGCGAACGTGCTTTTCGCCAGAGAACTGGCTAGGAAGACTTTAGGTAATATATTTATCATCAGCATATTAGCGGAAAGGCCTCCACTGCTGAGCATGAATCTAAATATCTCGATAACAAGCGCTGCCACAATGGTGCCGCTGGATCTGGTCTGGCGGTTTTCTGTGGGTGCGTCATACGATTTGTGATCGGAACTTTGGCTTTCAATATATTGGGCATGATTTTATTAGAGATAAGTCTTCAGATAACTTATAACGAATATGTTAAATCTCTAccgaatattttttatcaagttAGTACatgcattttactttttaataaaacttaaaatattttttaaggttaCCAGATCTTAGTAGTCGGTGGTTaccaaattttgttttgtataattttcctCTCAGAATAACTAGTTTTGTACCTATTCCAAAATTGATTTCGTTTTTCCAGACGCAAACATAACCGTGGCAGCCGTAGACCCCGGCCTCAGCGACACGAGCCTCTCGCGCCATCTAGCGGTGTCAAAGAGCATCACCCGCTTCGTCATCTACCCGCTGTTCTGGCCCGTCATGAAGAGTCCCAAGATGGCAGCACAAGCTGTGATGCACGCGGCTTTAGATCCAGACGTGGCGAAAACTGCGGGggaatattttgtgtaagtaGCTTAGTTATATGGTTAAATATTTACAGtttcttattgttttatttaacctGTTCTGCCTGACGTGAAGAGTCCATTAGATGGCCGCACAGGCATGCACGGTCTAGATCCTCACGGGGCTAAAACTAAAACTGCAGGAGAATGTTTTGTGTAAGTATGGTTAGATTGTGGCATATCACTCATAATGGTATAATTGACTGAATCTATCTATATAACTACCTCTATAAcattaaattgtattgtaataatattaaattttatatgaataattaaatttcacattgtatccgacgatcactatacgataagtaattgcttatgtatccttttacattaactatgaacattgtattgagagataaataaactaaactatgGTACCTGTTTTGTGcaaagttatatatatatatatattttataccacgacggtggcaagcaagcatacggcccgcctgatggtaggcagttaccgtagcctatggacgcctgcaactccagaggagttacatgcgcgttgccgaccctttaaaaatctgtacactccttttttgaagaacctcataccgTAGACCCTCATATTGAAGCAAGAAGCTTTCATAGCACTGAAACTTGTATTAATACTAGTGGAAGGACATCTATAAACGCCAAAACGTCGTGGCGCTGCCAAGTCGTTGCAGAGTTAGTTTATACGGttctatacctatattatttatatttttcgcgaaatttaaattttctatggcACGATAAACTTTCGCGccctttttaaaaaaaaatgccgctGTTTTCTTCTGACGGAAATGGTTTGACGGACTATAATTAATTCTCGTTACCAATTTCAGTGACATGAAACCTACGGAGCCGTCAAAGGAAGCGCAGGACTTCGAGCTAGCGGCGTGGCTGTGGCGCGTCAGCGAGAAGTGGACGCGCCTGGCCGACCACCGCGCGCTGCTCCACACTGCTGCCGCGTAGAATGTATGGCCAGCCCAAGGAGATGGTGTACAAACggaactttacttggacataACACTGATTTTTAAAGGCATTTGTGTCTTAAGTTTAAGTTGTCCGAAAATCTAACAATCAGTTTTAGTGATATGTTAGAAGTTTTAAAACATGTCACTTTATGCATTTTGTGCATTTACAATAAATTAGTGTAGTCAATAGTTTGAGTTGatgttattatttcattaaaataattatttataattgttatttgtttctttttataaatCCCTAAGGAAACTTTGCGGGACattctgccaaactgcagttcTTCCACAGTCAGTATACCATACATATTACACTGAATTAGAATCAGATCATTCCTACTTGAATCCTGGACAAAATACCTATAAGAGATTAATATATGAAAACCCAAGACTACCTCTatctaaataaacacaaaaaaaatacttaaaaaaaaaacaaaacttaaaactaacttaagtcaaaaattacccccccccccccccccccccccgagtTGTCCCCGGCGCAAAGGTACCCATAACGCTagccgcgttgccacgttgaatggcgatgGATAACCTCTATCTTCCATACTCAAGACGCTAAGGAATCCGCTCATAAGTTTTTTTGGTGATTCTATGACCTATAGGGTCGCCATATATATAACATATCCTATACTTAGCATAGGATTTGTTCAAACTTAGTCCTCTGCAGTGCAAAGGGACAACGCTGCCagcatattatttatatttatttatttacttcgtTATATGTAATAattcttagaaataaataatttctaactTAGTCAAGCGTTACCTATAATGCCAGACGAAAATTTTATCCGCAGATAGAATAGTCTGATCACGTTAAATTTGCACAAACTTAGCAGTAAGAGAGGGTGCATACATATCCCTAAAAGCTCCATACTTGGCATGAAAACAGCGTCGTCCAGCTCTATGGCGGGACAAAAACAGCTATcagcagtggggcgacactcctcctttcggcttttctcggctccgttcggctcagcattgctccgagcgattattagggttggcacaacttgacgtccctatacgtgcacgagCACAGATAAGATAaggacttgaattttgacaacccaaAATGGCcgaagggatagtgccatacattagaaagggacagcataattcgtccctgaatcgctgtcaaaatTTCTGCTGTAccgtagtactattatttttgttgtgCTATCAGAGTAAAGTGGGAAGAATTTGGGGAAGAATGTCTGAATATTTTGCAACATGAGGATATATTCGAAGTTCGCGCTAATATGTGGACCAATGTGGACGGACATATtagttaacaaattaaaaacgcCTCAAAAACGTCAACTTCAATTCAATTGACAGCTGACAAAGTGACAACTGCATGCGTTGATGGTGTACGTGTTGTGTcgaaaattttacaaaaaaagtaagattttgttaaataagtgatatagaaaaaaatttttcttcAAAATGAAGACTCGTTTTAATACCTACGATATAATATGCATGGTCACCGAGCTACAGAAGTAAGTTATCTTCCTCTTACCATAACATAGTTTACCCTAGCAATAAAACATTGTTCTGCTGCaatttatatgttatttttaactgtTATCACGAGTATTATTCAGTAGTTATCATATTTACCCTTTTACGCTATTATttcttcattttaattttacttacatGCATTAAATTGCTttgaaaagaaataaaagttATGTCTGAATTTTGTTATTGACTACGCTTTTTTGTCAAGGCTGGTGGGCATGCGAGTGAACCAGGTGTATGACATAGACAATAAGTCGTACCTGATCCGC of the Cydia pomonella isolate Wapato2018A chromosome 19, ilCydPomo1, whole genome shotgun sequence genome contains:
- the LOC133528664 gene encoding retinol dehydrogenase 13-like, whose translation is MWVPNLPVTVLSAVAATAGAVCIFKDRHSGPAFNKEVRAENKTVIVTGANTGIGEATVWDFARRGAKVFMACRDMEKCETARREIVLETGNKYVYCRPCDLASLASIAQFVKRFKEEEPHLHVLVNNAGVMEPPQGVTADGFETQLGVNHLGHFLLTNLLLDTLKASAPSRVIVLSSGAHYKGHINKDDLNFAKKYDAAAAYSQSKLANVLFARELARKTLDANITVAAVDPGLSDTSLSRHLAVSKSITRFVIYPLFWPVMKSPKMAAQAVMHAALDPDVAKTAGEYFVDMKPTEPSKEAQDFELAAWLWRVSEKWTRLADHRALLHTAAA